In Shewanella psychrotolerans, the genomic stretch TCCCGTAAAAGGCGGTATAGATGTTTACGCGCCCGTATCTGGTGAAATTGTGGCGATCGAAAAGGTACCGGACGTGGTTTTTGCAGAAAAAATTGTCGGTGACGGTATTGCGATCGCGCCTAAAGGGACTCAAATTCTCGCGCCAGTAGATGGCACCATTGGCAAGATATTTGAAACAAACCATGCATTCAGTATTGAATCACCTCACGGGTTAGAGTTGTTTGTGCATTTCGGTGTAGGTACTGTCGAACTGCGTGGTAATGGGTTTAAACGATTAGCCGAAGAGGGTCAAAACGTCAAAATGGGCGA encodes the following:
- the crr gene encoding PTS glucose transporter subunit IIA; this translates as MGFLSRIRRLISGQPPVKGGIDVYAPVSGEIVAIEKVPDVVFAEKIVGDGIAIAPKGTQILAPVDGTIGKIFETNHAFSIESPHGLELFVHFGVGTVELRGNGFKRLAEEGQNVKMGDPILEFDLTYLKDHVESLLTPVVLANMEDVQSIDKRQGSIEAGKDIIFSVQL